One window of Botrimarina mediterranea genomic DNA carries:
- a CDS encoding c-type cytochrome, with protein MRLARHRRLAAMLCIVLGAGGCRDRVVEFEPDAVLRAVNGLTAEQSASIDAALVELFGSPNEPRLPADLPRMAELCGLAALEQAAGPVASHEVGVVHGLYRRHCARCHGVTGDGRGPTARYQAPYPRDYRRGVFKWKSTYRDAAPTAADLDRVLEHGVPGTAMPSFRLVSQEERDILRQYVVYLAIRGQTERVLVDFVANELPAGEPLEFEGDLRDEIVADYLTPIVNRWADAGTLVVEPSPEPPRTDEGLLVGVEAFHGNIAGCAACHGVNGQGGAQGMANYQVDYDIWNRDRLVLKPNEELQRVLARDLPVRPTTPRELVEPGSGGLVIPHGGASTGDLYRRLHQGIAGTPMPAYGSLRPGERGVLSEQQIWNLVHITKAWMEKDPVPGD; from the coding sequence ATGCGTCTCGCCCGCCACCGCCGCCTCGCCGCGATGCTCTGCATCGTGCTCGGCGCTGGGGGATGTCGAGATCGCGTCGTCGAGTTCGAGCCCGACGCCGTGCTGCGGGCCGTCAATGGTTTGACGGCGGAGCAGTCGGCGTCGATCGACGCGGCCCTCGTCGAGCTGTTCGGTTCGCCGAACGAACCAAGACTCCCCGCCGACCTGCCGAGGATGGCGGAGCTTTGCGGCTTAGCGGCGCTGGAGCAAGCGGCCGGTCCCGTTGCGAGCCATGAGGTGGGCGTCGTCCACGGGCTTTACCGGCGGCACTGCGCGCGGTGCCACGGCGTCACGGGCGACGGTCGCGGGCCGACGGCGCGTTATCAGGCCCCTTATCCGCGCGACTACCGCCGCGGTGTCTTCAAGTGGAAGAGCACCTACCGGGACGCCGCGCCCACCGCGGCCGACCTCGACCGGGTGCTCGAGCACGGCGTCCCAGGGACGGCGATGCCGTCGTTCCGCCTCGTGAGCCAAGAGGAACGCGACATCCTCCGCCAGTACGTCGTGTACTTGGCGATCCGCGGCCAGACGGAGCGTGTGCTGGTGGACTTCGTCGCCAACGAACTGCCGGCAGGTGAGCCGCTCGAGTTCGAGGGCGATTTGCGTGACGAGATCGTCGCAGACTACCTCACGCCAATCGTTAATAGGTGGGCGGATGCCGGCACGCTTGTCGTCGAGCCTTCACCCGAACCGCCTAGGACCGACGAGGGCTTGCTCGTCGGCGTTGAAGCATTTCACGGCAACATCGCAGGGTGCGCCGCTTGTCACGGAGTCAATGGACAAGGCGGCGCGCAAGGGATGGCGAACTACCAAGTCGATTACGACATCTGGAACCGTGACCGCCTCGTCCTCAAGCCCAACGAAGAGTTGCAGCGAGTTCTGGCGCGCGACCTTCCGGTTCGGCCAACGACGCCACGAGAACTCGTTGAGCCAGGAAGCGGCGGGCTCGTGATCCCGCACGGCGGCGCTTCGACCGGAGACCTCTACCGCCGCCTCCACCAGGGCATCGCCGGCACGCCCATGCCGGCCTACGGTAGTTTGAGGCCCGGCGAGCGTGGTGTGTTGTCGGAGCAACAAATATGGAACCTCGTGCACATCA
- a CDS encoding carboxypeptidase regulatory-like domain-containing protein yields MKFILALTILSVSAVAYAGGVSGRVVVVGDVPAAEPLPPGKDVCCQEAGPVDERVVVGPEGGLANVFVSVEPRRGEPQPPAASDVANSGPNEPVTLTNHGCAFSPRALMVRVGQPLVLANSDPTMHNVDINFVRNRSVNVVVEPDGERRIDLQKPESRPVAVRCNVHTYMRAWIMVRDDPHAAVTDKTGRFELPDLPPGEWRLRFWREGQPLVGLAVGDQSTDDRGEAVLTIPNDGLDLRDLKVAADTLR; encoded by the coding sequence ATGAAGTTCATCCTCGCCCTGACGATTCTCTCGGTCTCAGCCGTCGCCTACGCGGGGGGCGTGTCGGGGCGGGTCGTGGTGGTGGGGGACGTTCCGGCGGCGGAGCCGCTGCCGCCGGGGAAGGACGTTTGCTGTCAGGAAGCGGGACCGGTGGACGAGCGTGTGGTGGTTGGGCCCGAAGGGGGGCTGGCGAACGTGTTCGTCTCGGTTGAGCCGCGTCGTGGGGAGCCGCAACCCCCGGCGGCCAGCGATGTCGCTAATTCGGGGCCCAACGAGCCCGTGACGCTCACCAACCACGGTTGTGCCTTCTCGCCCCGGGCCTTGATGGTGCGGGTTGGGCAGCCGCTGGTGCTCGCCAACAGCGATCCGACGATGCACAACGTCGATATCAACTTTGTCCGCAATCGGTCAGTAAACGTCGTCGTCGAACCCGACGGCGAGCGGCGTATTGACCTCCAGAAGCCCGAAAGCCGGCCCGTCGCCGTGCGGTGCAACGTCCACACCTACATGCGGGCGTGGATCATGGTCCGCGACGACCCCCACGCCGCCGTGACGGACAAGACGGGCCGTTTCGAGCTCCCCGACCTCCCCCCCGGCGAGTGGCGCCTGCGGTTCTGGCGCGAGGGCCAGCCGCTGGTCGGCTTAGCGGTGGGCGACCAATCCACCGACGACCGCGGCGAAGCCGTCCTCACAATCCCCAATGACGGCCTCGACCTCAGAGATCTCAAAGTCGCCGCCGACACGCTCCGCTGA
- the purD gene encoding phosphoribosylamine--glycine ligase, translating into MKVLVVGNGGREHALCWKLAQSPRADIVFCAPGNAGTARETGLPIQNVDIAATDTARLVEFAKANEIGLTVVGPEAPLVAGLVDALQDAGLKVFGPSKVAAELEGSKVFCKELLRHGDIPTGDFHTFRTAEEAVLFLNERESQTLVVKADGLAAGKGVVVCDNRDEALDAVQRIAGDKEFGAAGNRILIEERLHGQEVSILAITDGKSIVALPAAQDHKAAYDGDKGPNTGGMGAYSPAPIVDDALLRRVEEEILIPTVHHMKRKRRPFRGVLYAGLMLTKQGPKVLEYNVRFGDPECQPVLMRLKSDLLDVLEATADGRLDEAPPMEWDPRPSVCVVMASEGYPGNYEKGHVISGLEEAAKVPNVKVFHAGTASIDGDVVNVGGRVLGVTALGETIPAAKLAAYTAVKAIRWRGAWCRKDIADKAVWEEKVKVKDERTRFGLKE; encoded by the coding sequence ATGAAAGTCTTGGTCGTTGGGAATGGCGGGCGTGAACACGCCCTGTGTTGGAAGCTCGCGCAGAGCCCGCGGGCCGATATCGTCTTCTGCGCCCCGGGCAACGCCGGCACGGCTCGGGAAACGGGTCTACCGATCCAGAACGTCGATATCGCCGCTACCGACACGGCCCGGCTCGTGGAGTTCGCCAAGGCGAACGAGATCGGCCTGACGGTCGTCGGCCCCGAGGCGCCGCTGGTGGCGGGTCTCGTGGACGCCCTACAAGACGCCGGGCTCAAAGTGTTCGGCCCCTCGAAGGTCGCCGCCGAGCTCGAGGGCTCCAAGGTCTTCTGCAAAGAGCTGCTCCGGCACGGCGACATCCCCACCGGCGATTTCCACACGTTCCGCACCGCCGAAGAAGCGGTGCTGTTCCTCAACGAGCGTGAGAGCCAAACCCTCGTCGTGAAGGCCGACGGCCTCGCCGCGGGCAAGGGCGTCGTGGTCTGCGACAACCGCGACGAGGCGCTCGACGCCGTCCAGCGCATCGCCGGCGACAAGGAGTTCGGCGCCGCGGGCAATCGGATCCTCATCGAGGAGCGGCTGCACGGCCAAGAGGTGAGCATCCTGGCGATTACGGACGGCAAGTCGATTGTCGCTCTTCCGGCCGCCCAGGACCACAAGGCGGCCTACGACGGCGACAAAGGCCCCAACACGGGCGGCATGGGCGCGTACTCCCCTGCCCCGATCGTTGACGACGCCCTCTTGCGCCGCGTCGAGGAAGAGATCCTCATCCCGACGGTCCACCACATGAAGCGCAAGCGCCGCCCCTTCCGCGGTGTCCTTTACGCGGGCCTGATGCTCACCAAGCAAGGCCCGAAGGTGCTGGAGTACAACGTCCGCTTCGGCGACCCCGAATGCCAACCGGTACTGATGCGGCTCAAGAGCGACCTGCTCGACGTTCTCGAGGCGACCGCCGACGGCCGGCTCGACGAGGCGCCGCCGATGGAGTGGGACCCGCGACCGTCGGTCTGCGTTGTGATGGCAAGCGAGGGTTATCCGGGCAATTACGAGAAGGGCCATGTCATCAGCGGCCTCGAAGAAGCGGCGAAGGTCCCCAACGTGAAAGTGTTCCACGCCGGCACTGCGTCGATCGACGGCGACGTGGTGAACGTCGGCGGCCGCGTGCTAGGCGTCACGGCCCTGGGCGAAACGATCCCTGCCGCAAAGCTCGCCGCCTACACCGCCGTGAAGGCGATCCGCTGGCGCGGCGCCTGGTGCCGCAAGGACATCGCCGACAAGGCGGTGTGGGAGGAGAAGGTGAAGGTGAAGGATGAGCGGACGCGGTTTGGGTTGAAGGAGTGA
- a CDS encoding FkbM family methyltransferase translates to MAGFRRFKRRYLPFLMEGYEVRRLRDRLLRKIGLTRAYEPEALTIDPTLRFDGLLSLVAAAHVLEHGEITFLQVGAFDGEEGDAIVHLIENYPARGVLVEPQPRVFARLCKRHERRNDLTLVNAAIDSEGGSRPFYLAKNADVQFASFDRGHLLRHGLNHNEIEAVEVECLTINDVLDRAGMESVDLVQVDAEGHDYAILRSIDLERVAPRVIRFEHRHFDRGDLTEWVDTLAEHNYRFLTEKLDVLAIRSEVEEPAILKMERPAALGEPAQSRRAA, encoded by the coding sequence ATGGCCGGGTTTCGCCGCTTCAAGCGCCGCTATCTCCCCTTCCTCATGGAAGGCTACGAGGTGCGACGGCTCCGTGACCGACTTTTGCGGAAGATCGGCCTCACCCGGGCCTACGAGCCCGAGGCGCTGACGATCGATCCGACGCTGCGTTTCGACGGCCTGCTCTCGTTGGTTGCGGCGGCCCACGTGCTGGAGCACGGTGAGATCACCTTCTTGCAGGTCGGCGCCTTCGATGGTGAGGAGGGGGACGCCATCGTCCACCTCATTGAGAACTACCCGGCCCGCGGCGTTTTAGTCGAGCCGCAGCCACGCGTCTTCGCGCGACTCTGCAAGCGGCACGAACGCCGCAACGACTTGACGCTCGTCAACGCGGCGATCGACAGCGAGGGCGGATCGCGGCCGTTCTACCTGGCGAAGAACGCCGATGTGCAGTTCGCTTCGTTCGACCGTGGTCACTTGCTGCGGCACGGCTTGAATCACAACGAGATCGAGGCGGTCGAGGTCGAGTGCCTGACGATCAACGACGTGCTCGATCGGGCCGGCATGGAATCGGTGGACCTCGTCCAGGTCGACGCCGAAGGGCACGACTACGCGATCCTCCGCTCGATCGACCTGGAGCGCGTCGCGCCGCGGGTCATCCGCTTCGAGCACCGCCACTTCGACCGCGGCGACCTCACGGAATGGGTCGATACGCTCGCCGAACACAACTATCGTTTCCTGACAGAGAAGCTTGACGTGCTTGCGATCCGGTCGGAAGTTGAGGAACCCGCCATCTTAAAGATGGAGAGACCGGCTGCGCTCGGTGAACCGGCGCAAAGCCGCCGAGCGGCGTGA
- a CDS encoding gamma-glutamylcyclotransferase family protein, which translates to MLSFDYPWAGLEDHLAAHHNGRLPLFAYGSLLNAASAVRTMPGWRGEECRPANAVGLVRVFNYPLTPDAIERYGPGPTPQHVAALGVRATGLPTDRVNGLVYSLAAEDLKGFRQRETGYRLAEVSITPWGEGASDNSSSKAFALEYLGPDDPQLLPHPEYLVVCRKGAASFGESFRDDFDRTTFLADGRRLIDYLS; encoded by the coding sequence TTGCTATCATTCGATTACCCTTGGGCCGGCCTCGAAGATCATCTCGCCGCGCATCACAACGGCCGGCTGCCGCTGTTCGCGTATGGCTCGTTGCTCAACGCCGCGTCGGCGGTGCGGACGATGCCGGGTTGGCGTGGTGAAGAGTGCCGCCCCGCGAATGCGGTGGGCTTAGTTCGGGTCTTCAACTATCCGCTGACGCCCGACGCAATCGAGCGTTACGGCCCCGGCCCGACGCCACAGCACGTCGCCGCGCTCGGTGTGAGAGCAACGGGCCTGCCGACCGACCGCGTCAACGGACTCGTCTACTCGCTCGCAGCGGAAGACCTCAAAGGCTTTCGCCAACGTGAGACGGGTTATCGGTTGGCCGAGGTCTCGATAACGCCGTGGGGCGAAGGAGCCTCCGACAACTCTTCTTCGAAAGCGTTCGCGCTGGAGTATCTCGGGCCCGATGATCCGCAGTTGCTGCCGCACCCAGAGTATCTCGTCGTCTGCCGTAAAGGCGCCGCGAGCTTTGGTGAAAGCTTTCGCGACGATTTCGATAGAACGACGTTTCTCGCCGATGGCCGTCGTTTGATCGATTACCTCTCGTAA
- a CDS encoding N-acyl-D-amino-acid deacylase family protein produces the protein MPRLRSVFIALAALGVLTPGSLAIEADYVLTGGMIVDGSGEKGYVGDLAILGDKIVAVGEFTVEGDTEQIDCTGLVVTPGFIDLHNHSDSSTTVEDKETGKDISTRAILADDTRPSACYLTQGCTTIVTGNCGGGALDVAEYYDALEKTPSGVNVAHLVPQGAVREKIIGSTRRAPSEDELMRMQQLVDDGMAAGAWGMTTGLQYVPSAYADTDEIAALAKVVANYNGIYASHIRDEGDTLLESIDEAIEIGRLSGAAVHISHLKASKRRNWGKVRAAAELIEATRAKGLRVTADQYPYEASSTSISAMLLPDEEREGGNRAVIKRLEDPAEVERLRPIVAESLAQRDRILVASCRKRPEWNGRLVQEIARSEGREPIEIAFELLTMGDVPGVNFGMDPRDVEWLMPRPWLATASDGGVKVEDGTKPHPRSFGTFSRKIGHYAIGEGTMPLEQAVRSSSGLPADILSMTDRGYLRPGLYADIVVLDPATYRDTATYEAPFGMSTGVKWLLVNGSLAIRDGELADLTAGRPLRKPAP, from the coding sequence ATGCCGCGACTTCGTTCTGTCTTCATAGCACTTGCCGCACTCGGTGTGCTCACTCCGGGTTCACTCGCCATCGAAGCCGACTACGTCCTAACCGGTGGCATGATCGTCGACGGCTCGGGCGAGAAGGGTTACGTCGGTGACTTAGCGATCCTCGGCGACAAGATCGTCGCGGTCGGTGAGTTCACGGTCGAAGGCGACACCGAGCAAATCGACTGCACGGGCCTCGTCGTCACGCCGGGGTTCATTGACCTGCACAACCACAGCGACTCCTCCACCACGGTCGAAGATAAGGAGACTGGCAAGGACATCTCGACGCGCGCGATTCTAGCCGACGACACGCGGCCCTCGGCTTGTTATCTGACGCAGGGCTGCACGACAATTGTCACCGGAAACTGCGGCGGTGGGGCGCTCGATGTCGCCGAGTACTACGACGCCCTCGAGAAGACACCGTCGGGCGTCAACGTCGCGCACCTCGTGCCCCAAGGCGCGGTGCGGGAGAAGATCATCGGTTCGACGCGTCGCGCGCCGTCGGAGGACGAACTCATGCGGATGCAGCAGCTCGTCGATGACGGCATGGCGGCGGGCGCGTGGGGCATGACCACCGGCCTACAGTACGTCCCGTCGGCCTACGCCGACACCGACGAGATCGCCGCGCTCGCCAAGGTCGTCGCTAACTACAACGGCATCTACGCCAGCCACATCCGTGACGAGGGAGACACGCTCCTCGAATCGATCGACGAGGCGATCGAGATCGGCCGTCTGAGCGGCGCAGCGGTACACATCTCGCATCTTAAGGCGAGCAAACGCCGCAACTGGGGCAAGGTCCGCGCCGCCGCCGAGTTGATCGAGGCGACCCGCGCCAAGGGCCTTCGCGTCACTGCCGACCAGTACCCCTACGAAGCGAGCAGCACGTCGATCTCGGCGATGCTGCTCCCCGACGAAGAGCGTGAAGGCGGGAACAGGGCCGTCATCAAACGGCTCGAGGACCCCGCCGAAGTCGAGCGTTTGCGGCCGATCGTCGCCGAGTCGCTCGCCCAGCGCGACCGCATCCTCGTCGCCAGTTGCCGCAAGCGCCCCGAATGGAACGGCCGACTCGTGCAGGAGATCGCGCGGTCCGAGGGCCGGGAACCGATCGAAATCGCGTTCGAGCTCCTTACGATGGGCGACGTGCCGGGCGTCAACTTCGGCATGGACCCGCGCGACGTGGAGTGGCTAATGCCCCGGCCGTGGCTAGCGACCGCCTCGGACGGCGGCGTCAAAGTCGAGGACGGCACGAAGCCCCACCCACGCAGCTTCGGCACGTTCTCACGCAAGATCGGCCACTACGCGATCGGCGAAGGGACGATGCCACTCGAACAAGCCGTCCGCAGCTCCAGCGGCCTCCCCGCCGATATCCTCAGCATGACGGATCGCGGCTACCTGCGACCGGGCCTGTACGCCGACATCGTCGTGCTCGACCCCGCGACCTACCGCGACACGGCGACGTACGAGGCGCCGTTCGGCATGTCCACCGGCGTGAAGTGGTTGCTGGTGAATGGCTCGCTGGCGATCCGCGACGGCGAGCTTGCCGACCTCACCGCGGGGCGGCCGTTGCGGAAGCCAGCGCCATGA
- a CDS encoding aldo/keto reductase, producing MSDPTIELDRRRFLGTAAGIGAGLGVGALAHGKTAENAAQPEFGAVPPPPMVTLGNTGIRTTRLAQGTGVAGGNRQSNQTRLGFEKFVGLIQHAYNRGVRFFDLADLYGTHLYFREALRTIPRDEVTILSKLWWRYDGPEANTSAAFREQVTKSALERFCHELSTDRVDIVLLHCLMDAKWPEQMKPYRAALEDAKSRGQVKAMGVSCHDFGALKTAAQTDWVEVILARTNPEGVKMDASPAEVEAVLADAHAAGKTIIGMKIIGEGQLADDRDRCIAYAQQHEWLDAMTIGFEKPEQIDDILRLLAKHPAVNA from the coding sequence ATGAGCGACCCCACCATTGAACTGGACCGCCGCCGATTCTTGGGTACCGCTGCTGGCATCGGCGCGGGACTCGGTGTCGGCGCCCTCGCCCACGGCAAGACGGCCGAGAACGCTGCGCAGCCAGAGTTCGGCGCCGTCCCGCCGCCGCCGATGGTCACGCTCGGCAACACCGGCATCCGCACCACGCGGCTCGCCCAGGGGACCGGCGTCGCCGGCGGCAATCGGCAATCAAACCAGACGCGGCTGGGCTTCGAGAAATTTGTCGGGCTCATTCAACACGCCTACAACCGCGGCGTCCGCTTCTTCGACCTCGCCGACCTCTACGGCACGCACCTCTACTTCCGCGAGGCCCTGCGAACGATCCCGCGCGACGAGGTGACGATCCTCAGCAAGCTGTGGTGGCGCTACGACGGCCCCGAGGCCAACACGTCCGCCGCGTTCCGTGAGCAGGTCACCAAGAGTGCGCTGGAACGTTTCTGCCACGAGCTCTCGACCGACCGCGTCGACATCGTACTCCTGCACTGTTTGATGGATGCGAAGTGGCCCGAGCAGATGAAGCCGTACCGCGCGGCGCTCGAAGACGCCAAGTCTCGTGGACAAGTGAAGGCTATGGGCGTCTCGTGCCATGACTTTGGCGCGCTAAAGACGGCGGCCCAGACCGACTGGGTCGAGGTGATCCTCGCCCGTACGAACCCCGAAGGGGTAAAGATGGACGCGTCGCCCGCCGAGGTCGAAGCGGTCCTCGCCGACGCCCACGCCGCCGGCAAGACGATCATTGGCATGAAGATCATCGGCGAAGGCCAGCTCGCCGACGACCGCGACCGCTGCATCGCCTACGCCCAGCAGCACGAGTGGCTCGACGCGATGACGATCGGCTTCGAGAAGCCCGAGCAGATCGACGACATCCTCCGGCTCTTGGCGAAGCACCCCGCGGTGAACGCGTAG
- the pgk gene encoding phosphoglycerate kinase, translating to MSVTPDQMKAFCETVVRGREANPDLSLNDYLTDVPRLDSLADLPLGTVVLVRGDTDAKPGAKVGEGDIRLRSMADTLKYGQEKGWVQVVFGHIGREPEKSLDKVAKRLGELLGTNIPMIEDWLDPATTTVTPAVTEAIAAAKPGDVIVLQNTRKYDIERVLWKAKPEQLADLAPQLAKLANELAEKVGTVYVHEAFSAGSLDASSVAVPAAMKRVALGKYAAGEFDGPMQQCLKAALAVFSGIKIDKLDDMEAMISRGTIKQIFASGSLAMAIRKAIGELDDKPVCLGAAEDPANSKAPWYIPPARVEQAKAIVADGREKGITFTVPCDSVIEDGSAKDELSPSDQQFDIGPKSIQHFHDAVTKFIETAPKGSVAFHNGVFGMFEDPRFENGTKSWVPELKRMQDAGINVYVGGGEGGKALELYGEESWVTHNFTAGGTVLNALGSEPVPYLVALREAAKD from the coding sequence ATGAGCGTCACCCCCGATCAAATGAAGGCCTTCTGCGAGACCGTCGTCCGAGGTCGCGAGGCGAATCCGGACCTCTCGCTAAACGATTACCTGACGGACGTGCCGCGGCTCGACTCGCTCGCCGACCTGCCCTTGGGCACGGTCGTCCTGGTGCGTGGCGACACCGACGCTAAGCCCGGCGCCAAGGTCGGCGAGGGGGACATCCGCCTCCGCTCGATGGCCGACACCCTCAAGTACGGCCAAGAGAAGGGCTGGGTCCAGGTCGTCTTCGGGCACATCGGCCGTGAGCCCGAGAAGTCGCTCGACAAGGTCGCCAAGCGTCTCGGCGAGTTGCTCGGTACGAACATTCCGATGATCGAGGACTGGCTCGACCCAGCGACGACGACCGTCACGCCCGCCGTCACCGAGGCGATCGCCGCCGCTAAGCCCGGCGACGTGATCGTGTTGCAGAACACCCGCAAGTACGACATCGAGCGCGTCCTTTGGAAGGCGAAGCCCGAGCAGCTCGCCGACCTCGCGCCGCAATTGGCGAAGCTCGCCAACGAGCTGGCCGAGAAGGTCGGTACGGTCTACGTCCACGAGGCCTTCAGCGCCGGCTCGCTCGACGCGTCGAGCGTCGCCGTGCCCGCCGCCATGAAGCGCGTCGCGCTGGGCAAGTACGCGGCCGGCGAGTTCGACGGCCCGATGCAGCAGTGCCTCAAGGCGGCGCTTGCCGTGTTCAGCGGCATCAAGATCGACAAGCTCGACGACATGGAAGCCATGATCTCGCGCGGCACGATCAAGCAGATCTTCGCATCGGGCTCACTCGCCATGGCGATCCGCAAGGCGATCGGCGAGCTCGACGACAAGCCCGTCTGCCTCGGCGCCGCCGAAGACCCGGCCAACTCGAAGGCCCCCTGGTACATCCCGCCGGCGCGCGTCGAGCAGGCCAAGGCGATTGTCGCCGACGGCCGTGAGAAGGGCATCACGTTCACGGTGCCGTGCGACTCGGTCATCGAGGACGGCTCAGCGAAGGACGAACTCTCGCCCAGCGACCAGCAGTTCGACATCGGCCCCAAGTCGATCCAGCACTTCCACGACGCGGTGACCAAGTTCATCGAGACCGCCCCGAAGGGCTCGGTGGCGTTCCACAACGGCGTCTTCGGCATGTTCGAGGACCCACGGTTCGAGAACGGCACCAAGTCGTGGGTCCCCGAGCTCAAGCGGATGCAAGACGCCGGGATCAACGTCTACGTCGGCGGCGGCGAGGGCGGCAAAGCCCTTGAGCTCTACGGCGAAGAGAGCTGGGTCACGCACAACTTCACGGCCGGCGGCACGGTGCTCAACGCCCTGGGCAGCGAGCCGGTGCCGTACCTCGTGGCGCTCCGCGAAGCGGCGAAGGACTGA
- the trhO gene encoding oxygen-dependent tRNA uridine(34) hydroxylase TrhO gives MSELSSTNAEMSPPIVNIAAYKFAPLDELTQRREALRALTRRLELKGTILLSPEGINFFLAGARAAVDEFVAVLQADPQVGALDIKESYTERQPFGRMLVKLKREIIAFGVEGIDPSQRTSPKLPAKQLKQWLDEGRPVTLLDVRNDYEVALGTFAGAEPIGVAHFRDFPKAVDALPDDRKEETVVMFCTGGIRCEKAGPYMERAGFKNVFQLEGGILKYFEECGAAHYTGECFVFDDRVAVDGDLQATDAADRLAGEQLGSRPVYERAEAEAWRARQA, from the coding sequence ATGAGCGAACTGTCTTCTACTAACGCCGAAATGTCGCCGCCGATCGTCAACATCGCGGCGTACAAGTTCGCGCCGCTCGATGAGCTCACGCAGCGTCGTGAAGCGTTGCGTGCACTCACCCGTCGGCTGGAGCTCAAGGGGACCATCTTGCTTAGCCCCGAGGGGATCAACTTCTTTCTTGCCGGCGCACGGGCCGCGGTTGATGAGTTCGTCGCCGTGCTGCAAGCCGATCCGCAAGTCGGCGCGCTCGATATCAAAGAGAGCTACACCGAACGGCAGCCCTTCGGGCGGATGCTGGTGAAGCTCAAGCGTGAGATCATCGCCTTCGGCGTCGAGGGGATCGACCCGTCGCAGCGGACCTCGCCCAAGCTGCCGGCAAAGCAGCTCAAGCAGTGGCTCGACGAGGGACGCCCCGTCACGCTGCTCGACGTGCGCAACGACTACGAGGTCGCGTTAGGAACCTTTGCCGGCGCCGAGCCGATTGGCGTCGCTCACTTCCGCGACTTCCCCAAGGCGGTGGACGCCCTGCCCGACGACCGCAAGGAAGAGACGGTCGTCATGTTCTGCACCGGCGGCATCCGCTGCGAGAAGGCGGGCCCCTACATGGAACGGGCCGGCTTCAAGAACGTCTTCCAGCTCGAAGGAGGCATCCTCAAGTACTTCGAGGAGTGCGGCGCCGCCCACTACACGGGCGAGTGCTTTGTGTTCGACGACCGCGTCGCCGTCGATGGGGACCTCCAAGCCACCGACGCCGCCGACCGCTTAGCCGGCGAGCAACTCGGATCGCGCCCCGTGTACGAACGGGCCGAGGCCGAAGCCTGGCGCGCGCGGCAGGCGTGA
- a CDS encoding RNA-binding S4 domain-containing protein, producing MSHANQTTIHLDQFLKVQNLVGTGGQAKQVIQGGEVQVNGEVETRRRRQLRQGDVVLFEGEEMVVVFDDDESEHVS from the coding sequence ATGTCGCACGCCAATCAAACGACGATCCACCTCGACCAATTCCTCAAAGTCCAAAACCTCGTCGGCACCGGCGGCCAAGCGAAGCAAGTCATCCAGGGGGGCGAGGTCCAGGTGAACGGCGAAGTCGAAACCCGCCGCCGCCGCCAACTCCGGCAGGGCGACGTGGTTCTCTTCGAAGGGGAGGAGATGGTGGTGGTGTTTGATGATGACGAGAGCGAGCACGTGTCGTAG
- the vsr gene encoding DNA mismatch endonuclease Vsr, which translates to MPTARIAKPSAERSRTMRAVKSRDTKPELLVAALLDELGVAYRREVAALPGKPDFVITGRGRVVEKRGRQPLALFVHGCWWHAHDCPRGARTPKTNRAYWTAKITRNRRRDRRVTRELRELGYSVWTIWECRLKSRRLPPRLTARLKDYVVSRRR; encoded by the coding sequence ATGCCCACAGCGCGCATCGCTAAACCGTCCGCCGAGCGCAGCCGTACGATGCGGGCGGTGAAGAGCCGCGACACGAAGCCCGAGTTGCTCGTCGCAGCGCTGCTCGATGAGTTGGGCGTCGCTTACCGTCGCGAAGTCGCTGCGCTCCCCGGCAAGCCCGACTTTGTGATCACAGGGCGGGGCCGGGTCGTCGAGAAACGCGGCCGCCAACCGCTGGCGCTGTTCGTGCACGGCTGCTGGTGGCACGCCCACGACTGTCCGCGCGGCGCCCGAACGCCCAAGACGAACCGCGCCTACTGGACCGCCAAGATCACCCGCAACCGCCGCCGCGACCGCCGCGTCACCCGTGAACTGCGCGAGCTGGGCTACTCCGTCTGGACCATCTGGGAATGCCGCCTCAAATCACGCCGCCTTCCCCCCAGGCTCACCGCTCGCTTAAAAGACTACGTCGTGAGCCGTCGGCGCTAG